The nucleotide window aaaacaagatcAACTACTTCGATAATGaaatagtggatctcattatcacgagaaagcaattttaaaaagtagggCACGCCTTTTTCGACTTCCGCGGATACACACCCAATAACATAACACCTTTCAGTATAAGAAAGTTGTTTATTTACATGGACTTCATCGCTCTTGATAGTCGAATGATCTCATcagtgtttatatatataaaaaaaactatattcaCAGGTATAAAAAGAGTTTGGACGCTTTAAGGTTTGGAGATGACTCCGTCTGGGTAGCGGCTCTTGAAGCGCGCCACCACCTCCGGATCCAGCAGGTGAATGCCATCCAGCTGGTTCCCCAAAGTTatcctttaaagaaaaacgaaggttaaaaataaaaacaataaaagtgtcAAACCAGGTTAAACCGGCGGGTTGTACCAGTTGGGTTGGACGTTGTGAGAGCGTCCGAAGAGCTCGATCTTCCTGGTTCCGGGGGAGAGCCTCTCAATCATCCCGTAGATCTCGTCTGGTTTGTGGCTGGTGGACCGGACCTGAGAGGTAGTCGCGGTGAGTCACGCTTTTAAGGACAGATTCACGATCGGACAAAGATTTACCTCGGCTACGATGACGTCGCAGTCCAGACCTCGGTTGAAGCCCTGCGTGTTTCCCTTCACGCCCACCTGAGCACAGACTcaacccattaaaaaaaaaaaaaaaacacacacacacaacaaaaaggtagaattctgtgatttttttaaagtaccaGACAGTGCTCCTTCCCGTGGTTCAGCCAATGGCCCGTCCGGCCCGTCCGGATGATTCTCTGAAGCTGGTTGGTTTTGACCCAAATGATTTCATCAACACGCTCGTAGCTAAAGGAATAAACCACAACTTTAATctgaatttgaaaagaaaaaaaaagttttctaagaAGCTAAACTCACCCCCACTGGCTGAGGCACTCCCTCCCCAGCTCCATGGCCCTGAAGGAGACAAGAACCGCTTAGAACTATCACAGAGGGGCGTAGACGCATTTGGCttcagaacaacaaaaacaacaaaaacaattagaataaagaaaaactcagaaatatcatttttaagTGCAATTTTCTTCATAgatgtcagaaaaaaactgcaagagcgaactaaaaacatatttttctttgtcataGACCAATCTTTATGTCTATATAACATGAACTGGATTATTTATAGGAATCATCGTCTCTGAACCGCCCACATATAGTTCACACGCAGACGTCTCCCGTCAGATGGCAACACAAATGTAAAACTAGCGGCTGCTGGTTAAACATTAGTCACGACGGGTTATATTTCACTCATTCCCGACTCATGGTGTTTCAGCAGAAGCAGGAAACAGATCAGCTTCAGAACTGATGGATCTACAGGTTATAATGAAGCACAACCTGCTATAGAAAGGGGTTAAATGTGGTGTTTTAAGatctttttgagacatttttctgatgatggaggacatttatagaaaaattaagcttaaaagtgcatttctgagtatttatttattcaaattgttgtaaatcaacagcagatgaaaagattttaaagacatttaatgACTCATTAATGACTGCTCTCCTTACCTGCCAGTGACCCACAGGAAGAGGAAGCCGTCGTCCTGCAGCGCTGGGATGTTGAGTTTCCTCATTTCGTCGTCGGTCAGAGTACCGTAGGGCAGCTCCATATGGATGTCCCAGGGGGGGTCAGCCATCACAACGGCAAACTTCCCCAGGATAGACATGTCCAGGTATCGAATGTCGCAGCAAATCCACTGAGAGACGGCAAACGCTTCGATGAGAaactacacaaaataaaaccgCTCTCAATCTGGCGGCACTTCCTCACCTGCGACGGGAAGAGTTTCCCCACGTTGCTGTCGGCGTCCTCCGCGCACAGGCCGACCTCCGCGCCTCCCGTCTGCGGCCCCAGGCTGCTCTCGATCTCTGGCGGGCTGTCGATCTCATAGTGGACGTACTTGCAGGTGTCCATGTGGAAGCAGGTGTTGAGGAAGGAGCAGTCGCCCAGACTCTCGTCCGTGTGTTTGTTGATGATGCGGCTGAGGAGCAGAGAATCGTTAAAGTCACGAATCCAAAGAGCTTTGCTTTAAGGCCAAAGCCTGAAGTGATCTGAGCAAATTTAGGTAAGAAgagtaaaaactttaaagtggaatctttggggaaaaataaaaaaagcttcataCATTTTGGACTTAAAGATGCAGCAgtaaaaatctggaaatcatcCGGATTTTGActcttaaaaacattaaaaagttatttcCTAGAATTTAATGGGATGTGTGTCAAAACGTATTAgatgtgcagcttttttttactaaatggcGCCCTCTTTAGGTAagaataagaatttttttatttaaaagcataaaaattctCAAGTTCTTTCTTCAAATGTACCAACAGAGTGAACTTCAAGATATTTTGAGGCGAAAATCTTaccaggagttttttttttttttttgagaaaaattgatatttatttgtataaaatgtTCAACAATCTACAATAACAGCTGACtcatagaaatataaataacgATATAAAAGTAAGCTAAAGAGTACTCAATCCTACAAATCTCACCGGAAGTGTAGTTTGGTGCACGGTTGAGGAGTGTCCCCGGAGCGGACGCACTCCTCTTTGGTCCCGTGGTCGCAGAACTCTTGGACCTGAGCGCGTCCTCGCGAGCGGAACTTCTCCACGATGGACTGCTCTTTGGCGGTGCTGGCGTTCAGCAGCTCGAGGATTTCTCTGCTCACCTGCACACGAGTTCAGAATGAGGAACAATAAATAAGTTTGACCCGCCGTTTGAGGATTTTTGACGAAAAAAATACGAAAAACTGTAAATCCTTACCTTCTTGCTTTGCTGCTCCTTAGTGGACTGCTGGTTCAACAGGCTCTCGATCTCCATGTCCACGTGAGAAGATTGGCTTTTGCTGCTTCTGCCCTTCTTCTCAGCTCCGCCCCCCGACGTGGAAGAGCCCGTCAGCTGGGAGCCGGAGGCAGGCGTCAGCGAGGAGATGGAGGtgtgtggaggagaagcggagCTCTGAAGGGAAGGCGAGAAGCTGCCGGCTCTGTTGCTGAGGGCCGCGTCCTCCGCTTTCCTCTTGACCGCCGTCCTCTGGGATCCCGCCACAGATCCGATCATGGCCCACAGTTTGGTGTGATCCACCGCTACGACGACGGTGGAGGAGGAAACGGTGAAGGACGCAGAGACGGAAGCGGGCTGCCGGACTTCGATGAGCTCCTGAGCGGAGAACTTTAGCAGGAGGCTCTGGATGCATCCGTGGCTGACGGCAGCTTCAGACTTCAGAgacataaacaaagaaaatatgaagGAGAACGACAAATATAACAAGTTCTGCCGTCATCTAAGAATGCCTTACACTGC belongs to Oryzias melastigma strain HK-1 linkage group LG18, ASM292280v2, whole genome shotgun sequence and includes:
- the mettl3 gene encoding N6-adenosine-methyltransferase subunit METTL3, whose protein sequence is MSLKIMLSEGKEVSHELLRYRRKLVMSDTWSNIQAHKKQLHSLRERLQRRRKDPTQLSAVDSGSVPDGSAVRSDSPAPLAPSSSQEETEKPPDPELEKRLLGYLSDLSLSLPIDSLAITNDLSSSEAAVSHGCIQSLLLKFSAQELIEVRQPASVSASFTVSSSTVVVAVDHTKLWAMIGSVAGSQRTAVKRKAEDAALSNRAGSFSPSLQSSASPPHTSISSLTPASGSQLTGSSTSGGGAEKKGRSSKSQSSHVDMEIESLLNQQSTKEQQSKKVSREILELLNASTAKEQSIVEKFRSRGRAQVQEFCDHGTKEECVRSGDTPQPCTKLHFRRIINKHTDESLGDCSFLNTCFHMDTCKYVHYEIDSPPEIESSLGPQTGGAEVGLCAEDADSNVGKLFPSQWICCDIRYLDMSILGKFAVVMADPPWDIHMELPYGTLTDDEMRKLNIPALQDDGFLFLWVTGRAMELGRECLSQWGYERVDEIIWVKTNQLQRIIRTGRTGHWLNHGKEHCLVGVKGNTQGFNRGLDCDVIVAEVRSTSHKPDEIYGMIERLSPGTRKIELFGRSHNVQPNWITLGNQLDGIHLLDPEVVARFKSRYPDGVISKP